From the genome of Lepidochelys kempii isolate rLepKem1 chromosome 17, rLepKem1.hap2, whole genome shotgun sequence, one region includes:
- the LOC140899895 gene encoding adenine phosphoribosyltransferase-like isoform X1 produces the protein MGTAGSSRALRCPVLMDLWRVPSSRETGWYLALIAPNVKGPSYPWLDPSRLYCHWQGLQDCIADLLQPFCEDPIDLVAGIDAMGFILGAAIANTLQKGFLAIRKAGHLCVETCTQPYTDYTARQKLLEMRMDTIQPGLRVLLVDQWIETGGTMRAAIHLVEQQGGVIAGIAAICIEDSDGGKWIQEHYKCSQCVPQHLMPQFNRHQLESFQAFGATPGQA, from the exons ATGGGCACTG CAGGTTCCAGCCGTGCCCTGCGCTGCCCTGTGCTCATGGACCTGTGGCGTGTTCCCAGCAGCCGAGAGACGGGATGGTATTTAGCACTCATAGCCCCGAATGTCAAGGGCCCCAGTTATCCTTGGCTCGACCCCTCCAGGCTGTATTGTCACTGGCAG GGCCTGCAGGACTGCATTGCAGACCTGCTCCAGCCCTTCTGCGAAGACCCCATCGACCTGGTCGCTGGAATCGACGCCATGGGCTTCATCTTGG GCGCTGCCATAGCCAACACCCTGCAGAAAGGCTTCCTGGCCATCCGCAAAGCCGGGCACCTCTGTGTGGAGACCTGCACGCAGCCCTACACCGACTACACTGCCCGCCAGAAGCTGCTGGAGATGAGGATGGACACCATCCAGCCAG GTCTGCGTGTCTTACTGGTGGATCAGTGGATTGAAACGGGGGGAACCATGCGCGCTGCCATCCATCTGGTGGAGCAACAAGGGGGAGTGATTGCAG GCATCGCTGCCATCTGCATCGAGGACAGTGATGGTGGCAAGTGGATCCAGGAGCATTACAAGTGTTCGCAGTGCGTCCCCCAGCACCTGATGCCCCAGTTCAACAGGCACCAGCTGGAGTCCTTCCAGGCCTTTGGGGCCACACCCGGCCAGGCATAA
- the LOC140899895 gene encoding adenine phosphoribosyltransferase-like isoform X3 has translation MGTAGSSRALRCPVLMDLWRVPSSRETGWYLALIAPNVKGPSYPWLDPSRLYCHWQGLQDCIADLLQPFCEDPIDLVAGIDAMGFILGAAIANTLQKGFLAIRKAGHLCVETCTQPYTDYTARQKLLEMRMDTIQPGIAAICIEDSDGGKWIQEHYKCSQCVPQHLMPQFNRHQLESFQAFGATPGQA, from the exons ATGGGCACTG CAGGTTCCAGCCGTGCCCTGCGCTGCCCTGTGCTCATGGACCTGTGGCGTGTTCCCAGCAGCCGAGAGACGGGATGGTATTTAGCACTCATAGCCCCGAATGTCAAGGGCCCCAGTTATCCTTGGCTCGACCCCTCCAGGCTGTATTGTCACTGGCAG GGCCTGCAGGACTGCATTGCAGACCTGCTCCAGCCCTTCTGCGAAGACCCCATCGACCTGGTCGCTGGAATCGACGCCATGGGCTTCATCTTGG GCGCTGCCATAGCCAACACCCTGCAGAAAGGCTTCCTGGCCATCCGCAAAGCCGGGCACCTCTGTGTGGAGACCTGCACGCAGCCCTACACCGACTACACTGCCCGCCAGAAGCTGCTGGAGATGAGGATGGACACCATCCAGCCAG GCATCGCTGCCATCTGCATCGAGGACAGTGATGGTGGCAAGTGGATCCAGGAGCATTACAAGTGTTCGCAGTGCGTCCCCCAGCACCTGATGCCCCAGTTCAACAGGCACCAGCTGGAGTCCTTCCAGGCCTTTGGGGCCACACCCGGCCAGGCATAA
- the LOC140899895 gene encoding adenine phosphoribosyltransferase-like isoform X2, which produces MDLWRVPSSRETGWYLALIAPNVKGPSYPWLDPSRLYCHWQGLQDCIADLLQPFCEDPIDLVAGIDAMGFILGAAIANTLQKGFLAIRKAGHLCVETCTQPYTDYTARQKLLEMRMDTIQPGLRVLLVDQWIETGGTMRAAIHLVEQQGGVIAGIAAICIEDSDGGKWIQEHYKCSQCVPQHLMPQFNRHQLESFQAFGATPGQA; this is translated from the exons ATGGACCTGTGGCGTGTTCCCAGCAGCCGAGAGACGGGATGGTATTTAGCACTCATAGCCCCGAATGTCAAGGGCCCCAGTTATCCTTGGCTCGACCCCTCCAGGCTGTATTGTCACTGGCAG GGCCTGCAGGACTGCATTGCAGACCTGCTCCAGCCCTTCTGCGAAGACCCCATCGACCTGGTCGCTGGAATCGACGCCATGGGCTTCATCTTGG GCGCTGCCATAGCCAACACCCTGCAGAAAGGCTTCCTGGCCATCCGCAAAGCCGGGCACCTCTGTGTGGAGACCTGCACGCAGCCCTACACCGACTACACTGCCCGCCAGAAGCTGCTGGAGATGAGGATGGACACCATCCAGCCAG GTCTGCGTGTCTTACTGGTGGATCAGTGGATTGAAACGGGGGGAACCATGCGCGCTGCCATCCATCTGGTGGAGCAACAAGGGGGAGTGATTGCAG GCATCGCTGCCATCTGCATCGAGGACAGTGATGGTGGCAAGTGGATCCAGGAGCATTACAAGTGTTCGCAGTGCGTCCCCCAGCACCTGATGCCCCAGTTCAACAGGCACCAGCTGGAGTCCTTCCAGGCCTTTGGGGCCACACCCGGCCAGGCATAA
- the RAB34 gene encoding ras-related protein Rab-34 isoform X4, whose amino-acid sequence MQLIARAAPPSSPQPEGAAGAGLGAWVLPSQVGLQMMSMLAPVRRDRIIAELPQCFHKEAALHSRSSFHPQVTDACQEQRTGTVGFKISKIIVVGDLSVGKTCLINRFCKDTFDKNYKATIGVDFEMERFEVLGVPFSLQLWDTAGQERFKCIASTYYRGAQAIVIVFDVNDVASLAHARQWLADALKENDPSNVILFLVGSKKDLSPPAQYSLIERDAIKVAKEMHAEYWAVSSLTGENVREFFFRVASLTFESSVLAELEKSSARKIGDVVRIRSADGDLYLTAQRRKSKCCR is encoded by the exons ATGCAGCTCATCGCCCGAGCCGCCCCCCCGAGCTCCCCGCAGCCCGAAGGCGCCGCTGGTGCGG GTTTGGGTGCCTGGGTTCTCCCCAGCCAAGTTGGACTCCAAATGATGAGCATGCTAGCACCAGTCCGGAGGGACCGGATCATCGCAGAGCTGCCTCAG TGTTTTCACAAAGAGGCTGCCCTCCATTCGCGCTCCAGCTTTCATCCCCAAGTAACCGATGCCTGCCAGGAGCAGCGAACGGGGACAGTGGG GTTTAAAATCTCCAAGATCATCGTGGTGGGAGACCTGTCAGTGGGCAAGACCTGCTTAATCAACCG GTTCTGCAAGGACACGTTCGATAAGAACTACAAGGCGACCATCGGGGTGGACTTTGAGATGGAGCGCTTTGAGGTGCTCGGCGTCCCCTTCAGCTTACAGCT GTGGGACACGGCTGGCCAGGAGAGATTCAAGTGCATCGCGTCCACCTACTACCGCGGAGCACAAG CGATAGTGATTGTGTTCGATGTGAACGACGTGGCATCTCTAGCGCACGCCAG GCAGTGGCTGGCTGATGCCCTGAAGGAGAATGACCCCTCCAACGTGATCCTCTTCCTGGTGGGCTCGAAGAAGGATCTGAGC CCGCCCGCGCAGTACAGCCTCATCGAGAGAGATGCCATCAAGGTGGCCAAGGAGATGCATGCGGAGTACTGGGCTGTCTCCTCGCTCACCG GGGAGAACGTGAGGGAGTTTTTCTTCCGCGTGGCCTCGCTGACCTTCGAGAGCAGCGTGCTGGCCGAGCTGGAGAAGAGCAGCGCCAGGAAGATCGGGGATGTCGTGC GGATTCGCAGCGCTGACGGCGACCTGTACCTGACGGCGCAGAGGAGGAAATCCAAGTGTTGCCGCTGA
- the RAB34 gene encoding ras-related protein Rab-34 isoform X5, producing the protein MMSMLAPVRRDRIIAELPQCFHKEAALHSRSSFHPQVTDACQEQRTGTVGRFKISKIIVVGDLSVGKTCLINRAGSGSGPRGSVLVRSVELGRFTARMGDVSGESRFCKDTFDKNYKATIGVDFEMERFEVLGVPFSLQLWDTAGQERFKCIASTYYRGAQAIVIVFDVNDVASLAHARQWLADALKENDPSNVILFLVGSKKDLSPPAQYSLIERDAIKVAKEMHAEYWAVSSLTGENVREFFFRVASLTFESSVLAELEKSSARKIGDVVRIRSADGDLYLTAQRRKSKCCR; encoded by the exons ATGATGAGCATGCTAGCACCAGTCCGGAGGGACCGGATCATCGCAGAGCTGCCTCAG TGTTTTCACAAAGAGGCTGCCCTCCATTCGCGCTCCAGCTTTCATCCCCAAGTAACCGATGCCTGCCAGGAGCAGCGAACGGGGACAGTGGG CAGGTTTAAAATCTCCAAGATCATCGTGGTGGGAGACCTGTCAGTGGGCAAGACCTGCTTAATCAACCG AGCAGGGTCAGGGTCTGGCCCCCGGGGCTCTGTGCTTGTCAGATCCGTAGAGCTCGGCCGGTTTACTGCTCGGATGGGAGATGTCTCAGGAGAATCCAG GTTCTGCAAGGACACGTTCGATAAGAACTACAAGGCGACCATCGGGGTGGACTTTGAGATGGAGCGCTTTGAGGTGCTCGGCGTCCCCTTCAGCTTACAGCT GTGGGACACGGCTGGCCAGGAGAGATTCAAGTGCATCGCGTCCACCTACTACCGCGGAGCACAAG CGATAGTGATTGTGTTCGATGTGAACGACGTGGCATCTCTAGCGCACGCCAG GCAGTGGCTGGCTGATGCCCTGAAGGAGAATGACCCCTCCAACGTGATCCTCTTCCTGGTGGGCTCGAAGAAGGATCTGAGC CCGCCCGCGCAGTACAGCCTCATCGAGAGAGATGCCATCAAGGTGGCCAAGGAGATGCATGCGGAGTACTGGGCTGTCTCCTCGCTCACCG GGGAGAACGTGAGGGAGTTTTTCTTCCGCGTGGCCTCGCTGACCTTCGAGAGCAGCGTGCTGGCCGAGCTGGAGAAGAGCAGCGCCAGGAAGATCGGGGATGTCGTGC GGATTCGCAGCGCTGACGGCGACCTGTACCTGACGGCGCAGAGGAGGAAATCCAAGTGTTGCCGCTGA
- the RAB34 gene encoding ras-related protein Rab-34 isoform X3, which translates to MQLIARAAPPSSPQPEGAAGAGLGAWVLPSQVGLQMMSMLAPVRRDRIIAELPQCFHKEAALHSRSSFHPQVTDACQEQRTGTVGRFKISKIIVVGDLSVGKTCLINRFCKDTFDKNYKATIGVDFEMERFEVLGVPFSLQLWDTAGQERFKCIASTYYRGAQAIVIVFDVNDVASLAHARQWLADALKENDPSNVILFLVGSKKDLSPPAQYSLIERDAIKVAKEMHAEYWAVSSLTGENVREFFFRVASLTFESSVLAELEKSSARKIGDVVRIRSADGDLYLTAQRRKSKCCR; encoded by the exons ATGCAGCTCATCGCCCGAGCCGCCCCCCCGAGCTCCCCGCAGCCCGAAGGCGCCGCTGGTGCGG GTTTGGGTGCCTGGGTTCTCCCCAGCCAAGTTGGACTCCAAATGATGAGCATGCTAGCACCAGTCCGGAGGGACCGGATCATCGCAGAGCTGCCTCAG TGTTTTCACAAAGAGGCTGCCCTCCATTCGCGCTCCAGCTTTCATCCCCAAGTAACCGATGCCTGCCAGGAGCAGCGAACGGGGACAGTGGG CAGGTTTAAAATCTCCAAGATCATCGTGGTGGGAGACCTGTCAGTGGGCAAGACCTGCTTAATCAACCG GTTCTGCAAGGACACGTTCGATAAGAACTACAAGGCGACCATCGGGGTGGACTTTGAGATGGAGCGCTTTGAGGTGCTCGGCGTCCCCTTCAGCTTACAGCT GTGGGACACGGCTGGCCAGGAGAGATTCAAGTGCATCGCGTCCACCTACTACCGCGGAGCACAAG CGATAGTGATTGTGTTCGATGTGAACGACGTGGCATCTCTAGCGCACGCCAG GCAGTGGCTGGCTGATGCCCTGAAGGAGAATGACCCCTCCAACGTGATCCTCTTCCTGGTGGGCTCGAAGAAGGATCTGAGC CCGCCCGCGCAGTACAGCCTCATCGAGAGAGATGCCATCAAGGTGGCCAAGGAGATGCATGCGGAGTACTGGGCTGTCTCCTCGCTCACCG GGGAGAACGTGAGGGAGTTTTTCTTCCGCGTGGCCTCGCTGACCTTCGAGAGCAGCGTGCTGGCCGAGCTGGAGAAGAGCAGCGCCAGGAAGATCGGGGATGTCGTGC GGATTCGCAGCGCTGACGGCGACCTGTACCTGACGGCGCAGAGGAGGAAATCCAAGTGTTGCCGCTGA
- the RAB34 gene encoding ras-related protein Rab-34 isoform X2 codes for MQLIARAAPPSSPQPEGAAGAGLGAWVLPSQVGLQMMSMLAPVRRDRIIAELPQCFHKEAALHSRSSFHPQVTDACQEQRTGTVGFKISKIIVVGDLSVGKTCLINRAGSGSGPRGSVLVRSVELGRFTARMGDVSGESRFCKDTFDKNYKATIGVDFEMERFEVLGVPFSLQLWDTAGQERFKCIASTYYRGAQAIVIVFDVNDVASLAHARQWLADALKENDPSNVILFLVGSKKDLSPPAQYSLIERDAIKVAKEMHAEYWAVSSLTGENVREFFFRVASLTFESSVLAELEKSSARKIGDVVRIRSADGDLYLTAQRRKSKCCR; via the exons ATGCAGCTCATCGCCCGAGCCGCCCCCCCGAGCTCCCCGCAGCCCGAAGGCGCCGCTGGTGCGG GTTTGGGTGCCTGGGTTCTCCCCAGCCAAGTTGGACTCCAAATGATGAGCATGCTAGCACCAGTCCGGAGGGACCGGATCATCGCAGAGCTGCCTCAG TGTTTTCACAAAGAGGCTGCCCTCCATTCGCGCTCCAGCTTTCATCCCCAAGTAACCGATGCCTGCCAGGAGCAGCGAACGGGGACAGTGGG GTTTAAAATCTCCAAGATCATCGTGGTGGGAGACCTGTCAGTGGGCAAGACCTGCTTAATCAACCG AGCAGGGTCAGGGTCTGGCCCCCGGGGCTCTGTGCTTGTCAGATCCGTAGAGCTCGGCCGGTTTACTGCTCGGATGGGAGATGTCTCAGGAGAATCCAG GTTCTGCAAGGACACGTTCGATAAGAACTACAAGGCGACCATCGGGGTGGACTTTGAGATGGAGCGCTTTGAGGTGCTCGGCGTCCCCTTCAGCTTACAGCT GTGGGACACGGCTGGCCAGGAGAGATTCAAGTGCATCGCGTCCACCTACTACCGCGGAGCACAAG CGATAGTGATTGTGTTCGATGTGAACGACGTGGCATCTCTAGCGCACGCCAG GCAGTGGCTGGCTGATGCCCTGAAGGAGAATGACCCCTCCAACGTGATCCTCTTCCTGGTGGGCTCGAAGAAGGATCTGAGC CCGCCCGCGCAGTACAGCCTCATCGAGAGAGATGCCATCAAGGTGGCCAAGGAGATGCATGCGGAGTACTGGGCTGTCTCCTCGCTCACCG GGGAGAACGTGAGGGAGTTTTTCTTCCGCGTGGCCTCGCTGACCTTCGAGAGCAGCGTGCTGGCCGAGCTGGAGAAGAGCAGCGCCAGGAAGATCGGGGATGTCGTGC GGATTCGCAGCGCTGACGGCGACCTGTACCTGACGGCGCAGAGGAGGAAATCCAAGTGTTGCCGCTGA
- the RAB34 gene encoding ras-related protein Rab-34 isoform X1: MQLIARAAPPSSPQPEGAAGAGLGAWVLPSQVGLQMMSMLAPVRRDRIIAELPQCFHKEAALHSRSSFHPQVTDACQEQRTGTVGRFKISKIIVVGDLSVGKTCLINRAGSGSGPRGSVLVRSVELGRFTARMGDVSGESRFCKDTFDKNYKATIGVDFEMERFEVLGVPFSLQLWDTAGQERFKCIASTYYRGAQAIVIVFDVNDVASLAHARQWLADALKENDPSNVILFLVGSKKDLSPPAQYSLIERDAIKVAKEMHAEYWAVSSLTGENVREFFFRVASLTFESSVLAELEKSSARKIGDVVRIRSADGDLYLTAQRRKSKCCR; this comes from the exons ATGCAGCTCATCGCCCGAGCCGCCCCCCCGAGCTCCCCGCAGCCCGAAGGCGCCGCTGGTGCGG GTTTGGGTGCCTGGGTTCTCCCCAGCCAAGTTGGACTCCAAATGATGAGCATGCTAGCACCAGTCCGGAGGGACCGGATCATCGCAGAGCTGCCTCAG TGTTTTCACAAAGAGGCTGCCCTCCATTCGCGCTCCAGCTTTCATCCCCAAGTAACCGATGCCTGCCAGGAGCAGCGAACGGGGACAGTGGG CAGGTTTAAAATCTCCAAGATCATCGTGGTGGGAGACCTGTCAGTGGGCAAGACCTGCTTAATCAACCG AGCAGGGTCAGGGTCTGGCCCCCGGGGCTCTGTGCTTGTCAGATCCGTAGAGCTCGGCCGGTTTACTGCTCGGATGGGAGATGTCTCAGGAGAATCCAG GTTCTGCAAGGACACGTTCGATAAGAACTACAAGGCGACCATCGGGGTGGACTTTGAGATGGAGCGCTTTGAGGTGCTCGGCGTCCCCTTCAGCTTACAGCT GTGGGACACGGCTGGCCAGGAGAGATTCAAGTGCATCGCGTCCACCTACTACCGCGGAGCACAAG CGATAGTGATTGTGTTCGATGTGAACGACGTGGCATCTCTAGCGCACGCCAG GCAGTGGCTGGCTGATGCCCTGAAGGAGAATGACCCCTCCAACGTGATCCTCTTCCTGGTGGGCTCGAAGAAGGATCTGAGC CCGCCCGCGCAGTACAGCCTCATCGAGAGAGATGCCATCAAGGTGGCCAAGGAGATGCATGCGGAGTACTGGGCTGTCTCCTCGCTCACCG GGGAGAACGTGAGGGAGTTTTTCTTCCGCGTGGCCTCGCTGACCTTCGAGAGCAGCGTGCTGGCCGAGCTGGAGAAGAGCAGCGCCAGGAAGATCGGGGATGTCGTGC GGATTCGCAGCGCTGACGGCGACCTGTACCTGACGGCGCAGAGGAGGAAATCCAAGTGTTGCCGCTGA
- the RAB34 gene encoding ras-related protein Rab-34 isoform X6 — MQLIARAAPPSSPQPEGAAGAGLGAWVLPSQVGLQMMSMLAPVRRDRIIAELPQCFHKEAALHSRSSFHPQVTDACQEQRTGTVGRFKISKIIVVGDLSVGKTCLINRAGSGSGPRGSVLVRSVELGRFTARMGDVSGESRFCKDTFDKNYKATIGVDFEMERFEVLGVPFSLQLWDTAGQERFKCIASTYYRGAQAIVIVFDVNDVASLAHARQWLADALKENDPSNVILFLVGSKKDLSPPAQYSLIERDAIKVAKEMHAEYWAVSSLTGIRSADGDLYLTAQRRKSKCCR; from the exons ATGCAGCTCATCGCCCGAGCCGCCCCCCCGAGCTCCCCGCAGCCCGAAGGCGCCGCTGGTGCGG GTTTGGGTGCCTGGGTTCTCCCCAGCCAAGTTGGACTCCAAATGATGAGCATGCTAGCACCAGTCCGGAGGGACCGGATCATCGCAGAGCTGCCTCAG TGTTTTCACAAAGAGGCTGCCCTCCATTCGCGCTCCAGCTTTCATCCCCAAGTAACCGATGCCTGCCAGGAGCAGCGAACGGGGACAGTGGG CAGGTTTAAAATCTCCAAGATCATCGTGGTGGGAGACCTGTCAGTGGGCAAGACCTGCTTAATCAACCG AGCAGGGTCAGGGTCTGGCCCCCGGGGCTCTGTGCTTGTCAGATCCGTAGAGCTCGGCCGGTTTACTGCTCGGATGGGAGATGTCTCAGGAGAATCCAG GTTCTGCAAGGACACGTTCGATAAGAACTACAAGGCGACCATCGGGGTGGACTTTGAGATGGAGCGCTTTGAGGTGCTCGGCGTCCCCTTCAGCTTACAGCT GTGGGACACGGCTGGCCAGGAGAGATTCAAGTGCATCGCGTCCACCTACTACCGCGGAGCACAAG CGATAGTGATTGTGTTCGATGTGAACGACGTGGCATCTCTAGCGCACGCCAG GCAGTGGCTGGCTGATGCCCTGAAGGAGAATGACCCCTCCAACGTGATCCTCTTCCTGGTGGGCTCGAAGAAGGATCTGAGC CCGCCCGCGCAGTACAGCCTCATCGAGAGAGATGCCATCAAGGTGGCCAAGGAGATGCATGCGGAGTACTGGGCTGTCTCCTCGCTCACCG GGATTCGCAGCGCTGACGGCGACCTGTACCTGACGGCGCAGAGGAGGAAATCCAAGTGTTGCCGCTGA
- the RPL23A gene encoding large ribosomal subunit protein uL23: MAPKAKKEAVPAKTEAKSKALKAKKAVLKGVHSHKKKKIRTSPTFRRPKTLRLRRQPKYPRKSAPRRNKLDHYAIIKFPLTTESAMKKIEDNNTLVFIVDVKANKHQIKQAVKKLYDIDVAKVNTLIRPDGEKKAYVRLAPDYDALDVANKIGII, from the exons ATGGCGCCGAAGGCGAAGAAGGAGG CTGTCCCCGCTAAGACAGAGGCAAAATCCAAGGCTCTGAAAGCTAAAAAGGCTGTCTTGAAAGGAGTCCACAGTCACAAGAAGAAGAAAATCAGGACATCTCCCACCTTCAGAAGGCCCAAAACTTTACGATTACGGAGACAGCCCAAATATCCTAGGAAGAGTGCTCCTCGGAGGAACAA GCTTGACCACTATGCCATTATCAAGTTCCCTCTGACCACAGAGTCCGCCATGAAGAAGATAGAGGATAACAACACCCTGGTCTTCATTGTAGATGTCAAGGCCAACAAACATCAGATCAAACAGGCTGTCAAGAAGCTGTATGATATTGATGTGGCCAAGGTGAACACATTGATCCG GCCCGATGGTGAGAAGAAGGCTTATGTTCGTCTTGCTCCAGACTATGATGCGTTGGATGTAGCCAACAAG ATTGGAATAATCTAA